The Octopus bimaculoides isolate UCB-OBI-ISO-001 chromosome 16, ASM119413v2, whole genome shotgun sequence genome window below encodes:
- the LOC106869663 gene encoding uncharacterized protein LOC106869663 isoform X1, whose amino-acid sequence MVTNFDRRRRSCCFCLFSGVLVEPPFFSLSFSSPGIPSPTIVDMVFYELPQYVSSSSVYIALYLIFLQLLQHQTRSSSHWRLESKLGKVVLVDSEEDGGDSDSSSSSSGESEHEETEEIDQIMEILTTKLIDNEGRWSVNLHTQEIRDNNRKKKQSAWNVVEIQSELPQLANRRQLPGWIPKMVGTLAAQGDCFEGDDVKT is encoded by the exons ATGGTTACAAATTTCGACAGGCGACGCCgttcctgttgtttttgtttattctcaGGCGTTCTGGTCGAGCcgccttttttttctctctctttttcctctcctggaatcccctcccccaccatcgtAGACATGGTGTTCTACGAGTTACCCCAGTACGTGTCCTCGTCGTCCGTCTATATTGCTCTCTACTTGATATTCCTGCAGCTTCTCCAACACCAAACGCGAAGTTCCTCACACTGGAGATTGGAATCTAAACTTGGGAAAGTGGTTCTCGTTGACAGCGAAGAAGATGGTGGCGACAGCGATTCCTCTTCCTCGTCTTCGGGAGAGAGCGAACACGAAGAAACGGAGGAGATAGACCAGATAATGGAAATACTTACTACCAAACTTATTGACAACGAAGGAAGATGGTCAGTGAATTTACACACTCAGGAAATAAGAGATAATAATCGAAAGAAGAAGCAGTCTGCGTGGAA tgttgttgagatccagagcgaattgcCTCAACTTGCTAACAGAAGacaacttccaggctggattccaaaaatGGTAGGAACccttgctgcacaaggtgactgtttcgaaggagatgatgttaaaacttag
- the LOC106869663 gene encoding uncharacterized protein LOC106869663 isoform X2 has translation MVTNFDRRRRSCCFCLFSGVLVEPPFFSLSFSSPGIPSPTIVDMVFYELPQYVSSSSVYIALYLIFLQLLQHQTRSSSHWRLESKLGKVVLVDSEEDGGDSDSSSSSSGESEHEETEEIDQIMEILTTKLIDNEGRWSVNLHTQEIRDNNRKKKQSAWNVQFHDM, from the coding sequence ATGGTTACAAATTTCGACAGGCGACGCCgttcctgttgtttttgtttattctcaGGCGTTCTGGTCGAGCcgccttttttttctctctctttttcctctcctggaatcccctcccccaccatcgtAGACATGGTGTTCTACGAGTTACCCCAGTACGTGTCCTCGTCGTCCGTCTATATTGCTCTCTACTTGATATTCCTGCAGCTTCTCCAACACCAAACGCGAAGTTCCTCACACTGGAGATTGGAATCTAAACTTGGGAAAGTGGTTCTCGTTGACAGCGAAGAAGATGGTGGCGACAGCGATTCCTCTTCCTCGTCTTCGGGAGAGAGCGAACACGAAGAAACGGAGGAGATAGACCAGATAATGGAAATACTTACTACCAAACTTATTGACAACGAAGGAAGATGGTCAGTGAATTTACACACTCAGGAAATAAGAGATAATAATCGAAAGAAGAAGCAGTCTGCGTGGAA